The Deltaproteobacteria bacterium genome has a window encoding:
- a CDS encoding serine/threonine protein kinase, with the protein MAASPSPEPARAGDAPVGREVAGRYRIVEKLGEGGMGAVFRAEQIALSRTVALKVLRAELSADPGLVRRFHAEARLAARLNHPNTVTLFDFGQDDDGSLFIAMEYVEGHSLREELVASGALPPVRALRIAEQVCASLADAHAHGIVHRDLKPDNVMLTQRGSKTDIVRVLDFGIAKLRDERNDGTSIPMTQQGDLIGTPQYMAPEQIRGEQVDTYTDVYALGAMLYEMVTGRLPFEGKTVLAILSKHITEDPVPPSQRRRDLGVPPAVDALVLDCMRKEPRERPADMEALGERIARLRAQLAEADPRAALPQRRYRSRPPGVPMTPPDPRPPVARPAAAAGFEPTVWNPTPAGAAAGPAAGARGSAPAPAG; encoded by the coding sequence GTGGCGGCGTCGCCGTCGCCCGAGCCCGCGCGCGCCGGCGACGCGCCGGTGGGCCGCGAAGTGGCGGGCCGCTACCGGATCGTCGAGAAGCTCGGCGAGGGCGGTATGGGCGCGGTGTTCCGCGCGGAACAAATTGCGCTCAGCCGCACGGTGGCGCTCAAGGTATTGCGCGCGGAACTGTCGGCCGACCCCGGGCTGGTGCGGAGGTTTCACGCCGAAGCGCGGCTCGCCGCGCGCCTGAACCACCCCAATACCGTCACGCTGTTCGACTTCGGCCAGGACGACGACGGGTCGCTGTTCATCGCGATGGAGTACGTCGAAGGCCACTCGCTGCGCGAGGAACTGGTGGCGAGCGGCGCGTTGCCGCCGGTTCGGGCGTTGCGCATCGCCGAGCAGGTGTGCGCGTCGCTCGCGGACGCGCACGCGCACGGCATCGTCCACCGCGATCTCAAGCCGGACAACGTGATGCTCACGCAGCGCGGGTCGAAGACCGACATCGTGCGCGTGCTCGATTTCGGCATCGCGAAGCTGCGAGACGAGCGCAACGACGGCACGTCGATCCCGATGACCCAGCAGGGCGATCTGATCGGCACGCCGCAGTACATGGCGCCCGAACAGATCCGCGGCGAGCAGGTCGACACCTACACGGACGTGTACGCGCTCGGCGCGATGCTCTACGAGATGGTGACCGGCCGCCTGCCGTTCGAGGGCAAGACGGTGCTCGCCATCTTGTCGAAGCACATCACCGAGGACCCGGTGCCGCCGAGCCAGCGGCGCCGCGACCTGGGCGTGCCACCCGCCGTCGACGCGCTGGTGCTCGACTGCATGCGCAAGGAGCCGCGCGAGCGGCCGGCCGACATGGAAGCGCTCGGCGAACGAATCGCGCGGCTGCGCGCGCAGCTCGCGGAGGCGGACCCGCGGGCGGCGCTCCCACAGCGCCGGTACCGCAGCCGGCCGCCCGGCGTGCCGATGACGCCGCCCGACCCGCGGCCGCCCGTCGCTCGACCCGCGGCCGCGGCGGGCTTCGAGCCGACGGTGTGGAACCCGACTCCGGCCGGGGCGGCGGCCGGCCCGGCCGCCGGCGCTCGGGGGAGCGCGCCCGCGCCGGCCGG
- a CDS encoding response regulator → MYADRTAAFTRAVARAKLLIPVSDCKTIVYIEDNDENLELVRRVLHATGRYRVIGAMDGETGLALVAAERPALVLVDLDVPGVNGFEVLRRVRAADDPAIARIPVAVVTANVVTREREQAEAAGCAAFIEKPFDIRAFRAQIDRLVGSSAESPADAGADDP, encoded by the coding sequence GTGTACGCTGATCGTACGGCGGCCTTTACCCGCGCCGTAGCGCGCGCGAAACTGCTCATTCCCGTGTCCGACTGCAAGACGATCGTCTACATCGAGGACAACGACGAGAACCTCGAACTCGTGCGCCGCGTTCTGCACGCCACCGGCCGCTATCGCGTCATCGGCGCGATGGACGGCGAGACCGGTCTGGCGCTGGTCGCCGCCGAGCGGCCGGCGCTCGTGCTGGTGGACCTCGACGTGCCCGGCGTCAACGGCTTCGAGGTCCTGCGCCGGGTTCGGGCAGCGGACGACCCGGCGATCGCGCGCATCCCGGTGGCGGTGGTGACCGCCAACGTGGTCACGCGCGAACGCGAGCAGGCCGAGGCGGCCGGCTGCGCCGCGTTCATCGAAAAGCCGTTCGACATCCGCGCGTTCCGAGCGCAGATCGATCGTCTCGTGGGGAGTTCCGCCGAGTCCCCCGCGGATGCGGGCGCAGACGACCCATGA
- a CDS encoding HAMP domain-containing protein — translation MRPRRPMRFGIQFKLVVGLLLIAIVPLLVSALLVDQIGEVAQNFASNEADRLRPPLVKAERAYRELVAARKAAYREAGRRIAGRLRGLPLWTPEVDVAAAQRELGRLLAQEEVARAVVTRADGTIVAQAVSDLLPGQPTGRWRDFTVVEPLVDGLRLELTFVARVDFLDDLEELGYVLAERRDVDAFRRGLPRSYRTAFLLLVGGVVVVVTAASLVLARRITRRVEQLAAGTREVARGNLAARVDVPGRDELGELSDAFNRMVEQLEQHRAQIGHLQKMSAWQDVARRLAHEIKNPLTPIQLAVQQVVSSYRGNDERYAAMLRDMQEIVEEEIAGLRRLVDAFRSLSRLPRAQPEPLDVAVVVADLAREPEFTDRLAVTPPADAVTVRGDRLLLRRLLANLVENAVHAAPDGRVYLAWERDGDVARVYVDDEGPGVPPDRRDAIFEPYITSKEHGTGLGLAIAKKIALDHGGDLALAPEPAPAGGARFVVTLPVAAPA, via the coding sequence ATGAGGCCGCGGCGTCCGATGCGGTTTGGCATTCAGTTCAAGCTGGTCGTCGGCCTGCTGCTCATCGCGATCGTGCCGCTGCTGGTGTCCGCCCTACTGGTCGACCAGATCGGCGAGGTCGCGCAGAACTTCGCGTCCAACGAAGCGGATCGCTTGCGGCCGCCGCTGGTCAAAGCGGAGCGCGCCTATCGCGAACTCGTCGCCGCTCGCAAGGCCGCCTATCGCGAGGCCGGCCGGCGCATCGCCGGTCGACTGCGCGGACTGCCGCTGTGGACGCCCGAGGTGGACGTCGCCGCCGCGCAGCGCGAACTCGGCCGCCTGCTCGCGCAGGAGGAGGTTGCGCGCGCGGTCGTGACGCGCGCCGACGGAACCATCGTCGCGCAGGCGGTGAGCGATCTGTTGCCCGGGCAACCGACCGGGAGGTGGCGAGACTTCACGGTGGTCGAGCCGCTCGTCGACGGCTTGCGGCTCGAACTCACGTTCGTCGCGCGGGTCGACTTTCTCGACGATCTCGAGGAACTCGGCTACGTGCTGGCCGAGCGGCGCGACGTCGACGCATTTCGCCGCGGCCTGCCGCGGTCGTACCGCACGGCGTTCCTGCTGCTGGTCGGCGGCGTGGTCGTCGTCGTCACGGCCGCGTCACTCGTGCTCGCGCGCCGCATCACCCGGCGTGTCGAGCAGCTTGCGGCCGGCACGCGCGAGGTGGCGCGGGGCAATCTGGCGGCGCGTGTCGACGTGCCCGGTCGCGACGAACTCGGCGAGCTGTCGGACGCGTTCAACCGAATGGTCGAGCAGCTCGAGCAGCACCGCGCACAGATCGGTCACCTGCAGAAGATGAGCGCGTGGCAGGACGTGGCCCGCCGGCTCGCCCACGAGATCAAGAATCCTCTCACCCCGATCCAGCTCGCGGTCCAGCAGGTGGTGTCGAGCTACCGGGGCAACGACGAGCGGTACGCGGCGATGCTGCGCGACATGCAAGAGATCGTCGAGGAGGAGATAGCCGGGTTGCGGCGTTTGGTCGATGCGTTCCGGTCGCTGTCGCGGCTGCCGCGCGCGCAGCCGGAGCCGCTGGATGTCGCGGTCGTGGTGGCCGACCTGGCGCGCGAGCCGGAATTTACCGACCGCCTCGCGGTGACGCCGCCGGCGGACGCGGTAACCGTGCGCGGCGACCGGTTGCTGTTACGTCGATTGCTCGCCAATCTGGTCGAGAATGCGGTCCACGCGGCGCCGGATGGTCGCGTCTACCTCGCGTGGGAACGCGACGGCGACGTGGCGCGAGTGTACGTCGACGACGAGGGGCCGGGGGTGCCGCCGGACCGGCGCGACGCGATCTTCGAGCCGTACATCACGAGCAAGGAGCACGGCACCGGCTTGGGCCTGGCGATCGCAAAGAAGATCGCGCTCGACCACGGCGGCGACCTCGCGCTCGCCCCGGAACCGGCGCCGGCCGGCGGAGCCCGATTCGTGGTCACGCTGCCGGTTGCCGCGCCCGCGTGA